In the genome of Bryobacteraceae bacterium, one region contains:
- the tsaB gene encoding tRNA (adenosine(37)-N6)-threonylcarbamoyltransferase complex dimerization subunit type 1 TsaB: MILAIDTSTPVAGFALVSPSETIVRALESSDGHAQKLFLEIESLLAEAGARLQDIECFAAGAGPGSFTGVRVALAAAKGLAHALERPACAVSNLAALAWFGTKALRAPVLDARRGEVYGAVYDADLNLVREECVTPLDRFLAGVPAEAEVIRAASQHPVVAIGQIALQRYERGQAVDAAIPEANYIRPPDIREPAR; the protein is encoded by the coding sequence GTGATCCTGGCGATTGATACCAGCACTCCCGTGGCCGGATTCGCCTTGGTGAGCCCCAGCGAAACGATCGTGCGGGCGCTCGAGTCGTCCGACGGCCACGCGCAAAAGCTGTTCCTGGAGATCGAGTCGCTGCTCGCCGAGGCGGGCGCTCGTCTCCAGGATATTGAATGCTTCGCCGCGGGAGCCGGGCCGGGATCGTTCACCGGGGTCCGCGTCGCCCTGGCGGCGGCCAAAGGGCTTGCGCACGCTCTGGAACGGCCAGCGTGCGCGGTCTCGAACCTCGCCGCCCTCGCGTGGTTCGGAACGAAGGCGCTGCGCGCGCCAGTTCTGGACGCCCGGCGTGGAGAGGTGTATGGCGCAGTCTACGACGCCGACCTGAATCTGGTTCGCGAAGAGTGCGTGACGCCCCTGGACCGCTTCCTCGCAGGTGTGCCGGCCGAAGCCGAGGTGATTCGGGCGGCGTCGCAGCATCCTGTAGTGGCAATCGGGCAGATCGCGCTCCAGCGTTACGAGCGCGGCCAGGCGGTGGATGCAGCGATTCCGGAAGCGAACTACATTCGCCCGCCGGATATCCGGGAGCCCGCCCGGTAG
- a CDS encoding DUF5060 domain-containing protein, translated as MVRLLALAAFASVLAAAETPIYTPIDVVLEMTAEEAAEHPNPYLTVSLHAEFRSPRFRTTMINGFWDGGRRLVLRFTPQDPGEHVYRITSNLKSINGKTDSINATASDHPGFIRPDNVYAWSTTETRVAHLWMGDTSYRFAWIPQDVFDQVIEKRAAQKFTHIRGLLMHNDEKLRPAYLSPDQPNIEHFQQVDARVLAMNRKGIFADLILAGDQNHLAKVFPEREQRERYIKYVASRYAPMMITWQGVQEFEEYEDGRALLKEIGAYLKKYDPYSQPRTTHTTATSGPLLADGWMNYVLYQSSSIALGAVERQILRAPLVNAEFGYEDSGAGKSHPHHVDSAEYTRRLWNATMNGQYPTFGNTGTYGGRKFEVDPKYLDSPGAKAMTAWYDFFAETRFWELQPFFEVDGGRALALEGVEYIVYMEKPGPVQLVTEKKKYEVYWFRPSTGELINEKKDYKGERFAGSPPDNNSDWVLHLSRDGRKEGMLKSWKFASRPVFQQQVEAAPAKIPFEIASPAGETVSVGEPVQFEAKLTKETKASKEMLYLWTVEATADGRGYRVLGDGSTGKFRIPAGIASRFPAVLNLRLYGINANGKVYALDKIVKGESK; from the coding sequence ATGGTTCGTTTGCTCGCTCTCGCGGCGTTTGCCAGTGTGCTGGCCGCCGCGGAAACACCGATCTACACGCCCATCGACGTGGTTCTGGAGATGACGGCTGAAGAGGCCGCCGAGCATCCGAATCCGTATCTCACCGTTTCGCTCCACGCGGAGTTCCGGTCGCCGCGTTTTCGGACGACGATGATCAACGGTTTCTGGGACGGCGGGCGGCGTTTGGTGCTACGTTTCACACCGCAGGACCCCGGTGAACACGTCTACCGGATCACATCGAATCTGAAATCGATCAACGGCAAGACGGATTCGATCAATGCCACCGCGTCCGATCACCCCGGATTCATCCGTCCGGACAACGTCTACGCATGGTCGACCACCGAGACACGGGTTGCGCACCTGTGGATGGGCGACACCAGCTACCGGTTCGCCTGGATTCCCCAGGATGTGTTTGACCAGGTGATCGAGAAGCGGGCTGCGCAGAAGTTTACGCATATCCGCGGCCTGCTGATGCACAACGATGAGAAGCTCCGGCCAGCCTATCTGTCGCCCGACCAGCCGAACATCGAACACTTTCAACAGGTGGACGCGCGGGTGCTCGCCATGAACCGGAAGGGCATTTTCGCCGACCTGATTCTGGCCGGAGACCAGAACCATCTCGCAAAGGTATTCCCGGAGCGCGAGCAGCGCGAAAGGTATATCAAGTATGTTGCGTCGCGGTATGCGCCGATGATGATCACCTGGCAAGGAGTGCAGGAGTTCGAGGAATACGAAGACGGGCGGGCGTTATTGAAGGAAATCGGCGCCTATCTGAAGAAGTACGATCCGTACTCGCAGCCGCGTACGACGCACACAACGGCGACGAGCGGTCCTTTGCTTGCGGATGGCTGGATGAACTACGTGCTCTACCAGTCTTCATCGATCGCGCTCGGGGCGGTGGAGCGGCAGATCCTTCGCGCTCCGCTGGTGAACGCCGAATTCGGATACGAGGACTCGGGAGCGGGAAAATCGCATCCGCATCACGTTGACTCGGCGGAATACACGCGGCGCCTTTGGAATGCCACGATGAACGGGCAATACCCGACGTTCGGGAACACGGGCACCTACGGCGGGCGCAAATTCGAAGTGGATCCGAAGTATCTCGATTCGCCCGGCGCCAAAGCCATGACGGCCTGGTACGACTTCTTCGCCGAAACACGATTCTGGGAGTTGCAGCCGTTTTTCGAGGTCGACGGCGGACGTGCGTTGGCGCTGGAAGGCGTGGAGTACATTGTCTACATGGAGAAACCTGGACCGGTCCAGCTAGTAACAGAGAAGAAGAAATATGAAGTCTATTGGTTCCGCCCGTCAACCGGCGAGTTGATCAACGAGAAGAAAGATTACAAGGGCGAACGGTTCGCGGGATCGCCGCCGGATAACAATTCGGATTGGGTTCTGCACCTATCCAGGGATGGACGCAAAGAAGGCATGCTGAAATCGTGGAAGTTCGCCTCCCGGCCCGTCTTCCAGCAGCAGGTTGAGGCGGCCCCGGCGAAGATTCCCTTCGAGATCGCGTCTCCCGCCGGTGAAACCGTGAGTGTTGGGGAGCCCGTGCAGTTCGAAGCCAAGCTCACCAAGGAGACCAAGGCATCGAAAGAGATGCTATATCTATGGACGGTTGAGGCGACCGCCGACGGACGGGGTTATCGGGTGCTGGGTGACGGGTCCACGGGTAAGTTTCGAATTCCGGCCGGCATCGCGTCACGATTTCCGGCTGTGCTAAATCTCCGGCTGTATGGAATCAATGCCAATGGGAAGGTCTATGCCCTGGATAAGATCGTCAAGGGCGAAAGTAAGTGA
- a CDS encoding DUF1080 domain-containing protein — protein sequence MRRIIPGLTIGLGLTIVAAAAAADWRDLFNGRNLDGWQVVGDGKWVVLEGGILMAQATDGGKIPFSPAWPVSLDEKKYHDWRQTQSWLYTTQEFGDYDLHLEYLTAPGGNSGISIRDSTRGKYAIGPSPDYSKTPAHFGYEIQILNGVKTKYPTGSIYLFAPAEFGHEKQGGWNALDIESRKQGIRILLNGREVAKFAGEPGRPVTGPVGLQLHDRFSVIWFRNIRIRDVAPR from the coding sequence ATGCGGCGCATCATTCCGGGATTGACGATCGGGCTGGGACTGACGATCGTGGCGGCGGCCGCCGCCGCCGATTGGCGGGACCTGTTCAACGGCCGGAACCTCGACGGCTGGCAGGTGGTGGGCGACGGAAAATGGGTGGTACTCGAAGGTGGCATCCTCATGGCGCAGGCCACCGACGGCGGGAAGATCCCGTTCAGCCCGGCATGGCCGGTGTCGCTCGACGAGAAGAAGTACCACGACTGGCGGCAGACGCAATCATGGCTTTATACAACGCAGGAGTTCGGCGACTACGATCTGCACCTCGAATACCTCACTGCCCCGGGCGGCAATAGCGGCATCTCGATCCGCGATTCCACCCGCGGCAAATACGCGATCGGCCCGTCGCCCGATTATTCGAAAACGCCGGCCCATTTTGGTTACGAAATCCAGATCCTGAACGGTGTGAAGACCAAGTACCCCACCGGCAGCATCTACCTCTTCGCTCCGGCGGAATTCGGTCACGAGAAACAGGGCGGATGGAACGCTCTCGATATCGAATCCCGGAAGCAAGGCATCCGCATTCTGCTCAACGGGCGCGAGGTGGCGAAGTTCGCCGGCGAACCCGGACGTCCGGTGACGGGTCCGGTGGGTCTGCAACTCCATGACCGCTTCAGCGTCATCTGGTTCCGGAACATTCGGATTCGCGACGTTGCCCCTCGCTAG